One stretch of Vulpes lagopus strain Blue_001 chromosome 12, ASM1834538v1, whole genome shotgun sequence DNA includes these proteins:
- the EVPL gene encoding envoplakin isoform X4 — protein MQANADQVERDILETQKRLQQDRLHSEQSQALQHRQEVGRSLKEAEVLLKDLFLDVDKARRLKHPQAEEIEKDIKQLHERVTHECAEYRALYEKIVLPPDVGPRVDWARVLEQKQKQVCEGQYGPGMAELEQQIAEHNILQKEIEAYGQQLRNLIGPDAATIRSQYRDLLKAASWRGQSLGSLYTHLQGCTRQLSALAQQQQGILQQDWSDLLVDPQGVRREYEHFKQQELLSQEQSVNQLEDDGERMVELGHPAVGPIQTHQEALKMEWQNFLNLCICQESQLQHVEAYHRFQEEADSVSQTLAKLNSSLDTQYSPAPGAPPGALTELLQQLEAEKKHLAVTEKTIRDLQRQSQQVAPLQQRRNPPQQPLHVDSICDWDSGEVQLLRGERYLLMDNTDQHTWVVQGPDGETKRAPAACFCIPAPDPNAVARAAKLASELQALKQKLATVQSELTACAEQPLQTGQQAPTGSAPEDPQAQKLLTQMTQLDGDLKQIERQVLAWARTPLSRTTPLEDLEGRIQSHKGTAQRLQGLGAEKETAQQECEALLSARPGGAAALQLPVALNSVKNKYSDVQILCNLYGEKAKAALGLERQIQDADRVIRGFESTVAQEGPIPASPGALQERVNELQRLRRELLEKQACVLGLHRELKATELACSALQNNFQEFCQDLPRQQRQARALTDRYHAVGDQLDLREKMLQDVGLTYQQFKNCLDNLSFWLENLPHNEVRPSDGPSQLAYKLQAQKRLQQEIQGREQDRAMASRLSQDLQAALQDYELQADTYRCSLETTTQAGSAPKRPRVAPLQESIQEQEKSLTKAYTEVAAAHQQQLHQLEFARRMLEKKELSEDVQVTHDAQQGSESPAQARRESEALKSQLEEERKRVAQVQQQLEEQRNQLLQLRTQRPLERLEEKEVVEFYRDPQLESSLSRVKSQVEEEGKKRAGLQADLEAAAQKVVQLESKKRAMQPHLLTKEVTQIERDPGLESQAAQLSSEILQLRGENATVSARLEALKKELLALEQKEPNVKERVVVKEVVKVEKDLEMLKAAQALRLQLEEDSARRKGAEEAVAKLRARIEELERAIGAVEPKVIVKEVKKVEQDLGLLEEASRLRNLLEEARSRNATLARELEDLRGKYSVVEKQKPKVELQERVHETFQVAPETQQEMARLRAQLQDTASKRSGVEKELEGLLPELAALRAQKPAVEYKQVTQEVVKHERSPEVLREIDRLKAQLNELVNGSGRAQEQLIRLQGERDEWRRERSKVETKTVNKEVVRHEKDPVLEKEAERLRQEVREATQRRRATEDVVSELQNRYLLLERRRPEERVVVQEVVVTQKDPKLREDHGRLSQSLDEEAGRRRQLEREVQQLRAGVQEKESLLSFQEDRTKKLAVERELRQLTLRIQELEQRPPAVQEKIIMEEVVKLEKDPDLEKSTEALRQDLEQEKSRVTELHRECKSLQVQIDVLQTTKSQEKTIYKEVIRVEKDPVLEGERSRAWEALNRERGARQSREEEVRHLRQRLDGAEALRRTRAREEAELQRSRAQADQEHRQLRQELRELERRKQQRALHLQEEAKLLSQRTDGERQKAAQRGQELSQLEAAILREKDQIHEKERTLRDLRARVSREELNQETQTRETNLSTKISILEPETGKDMSPYEAYKQGIIDRGQYLQLQELECDWEEVTTSGPCGEESVLLDRKSGKQYSIEAALHCRRISKEEYHLYKDGRLPISEFALLVAGETKPCSSLSIGSIISKSPLASPAAQGSGFFSSGSLGLSDDSFPIAGIYDTTTDNKCTIKTAMAKNMLDPITGQKLLEAQAATGGIVDLLSRERYSVHKAMERGLIENTSTQRLLNAQKAFTGIEDPVTRKRLSVGEAVQKGWMPRESVLPHLQVQHLTGGLIDPKRTGRIPVPQAVLSGMISEELAQLLQDESGYEKDLTDPISRERMSYKEAMGRCRRDPLSGLLLLPATLEGYHCYRSASPGALRSLR, from the exons ATGCAGGCCAATGCTGACCAGGTAGAGAGGGACATTCTGGAGACCCAGAAGAGACTGCAGCAG GACCGGCTGCACAGCGAGCAGAGCCAGGCCCTGCAGCACCGGCAGGAAGTGGGGCGCAGCCTGAAGGAGGCTGAGGTGCTGCTGAAAGACCTCTTCCTGGATGTGGATAAGGCGCGGCGGCTCAAGCACCCACAGGCCGAGGAGATTGAGAAGGA CATCAAGCAGCTGCACGAGCGAGTGACCCACGAGTGTGCCGAGTACCGCGCCCTGTATGAGAAGATAGTGCTGCCACCCGATGTGGGGCCCAGGGTCGACTGGGCGCGTGTGCTGGAGCAGAAACAG AAGCAGGTCTGCGAGGGCCAGTACGGGCCGGGCATGGCAGAGCTGGAGCAGCAGATTGCGGAGCACAACATCCTGCAGAAGGAGATTGAGGCCTACGGGCAGCAGCTCCGGAACCTCATCGGGCCG GACGCAGCTACCATCAGGAGCCAATACCGGGACCTCCTG AAGGCAGCCTCGTGGCGCGGCCAGAGCCTGGGCAGCCTGTACACGCACCTGCAGGGCTGCACGCGCCAGCTGAGTGCCctggcccagcagcagcagggcaTCCTGCAGCAGGACTGGAGCGACCTCCTGGTGGACCCCCAGGGCGTGCGGCGGGAGTAcgag CACTTCAAGCAGCAGGAgctgctgagccaggagcagaGCGTGAACCAGCTGGAGGATGACGGGGAGCGCATGGTGGAGCTGGGGCACCCGGCTGTGGGGCCCATCCAG ACCCACCAGGAGGCCCTGAAGATGGAATGGCAGAACTTTCTAAACCTCTGCATCTGCCAGGAGAGCCAGCTGCAGCACGTGGAGGCCTACCACCGG TTCCAGGAAGAGGCCGACTCCGTGAGCCAAACCCTGGCGAAGCTGAACTCCAGCCTGGACACCCAGTacagcccagcccctggggcgCCCCCTGGCGCCCTCACAGAGCTGCTGCAGCAGCTGGAG GCAGAAAAGAAGCATCTGGCTGTCACTGAGAAGACCATTAGGGACCTACAGCGGCAGAGCCAGCAGGTGGCCCCTCTGCAGCAGCGCAGAAACCCACCCCAGCAGCCGCTGCACGTGGACAGCATCTGCGACTGGGACTCAGGAGAA gtGCAGCTGCTGCGGGGTGAACGGTATTTGCTGATGGACAACACTGACCAGCACACCTGGGTCGTTCAGGGCCCAGATGGGGAGACCAAACGTGCCCCAGCTGCCTGCTTCTGCATCCCAGCTCCGGACCCTAATGCTGTGGCCAGGGCCGCCAA GCTGGCGTCGGAGCTGCAGGCCCTGAAGCAGAAATTGGCCACAGTCCAGAGCGAGCTGACGGCCTGTGCTGAGCAGCCCTTACAGACCGGCCAGCAGG CTCCCACTGGCTCAGCCCCAGAAGACCCACAGGCCCAGAAGCTCCTGACACAGATGACTCAGCTGGATGGAGACCTGAAGCAGATAGAGAGGCAAGTGCTGGCCTGGGCCCGGACCCCGCTGAGCCGCACGACACCCCTGGAAGACCTGGAGGGCCGCATCCAGAGCCATAAG GGCACAGCCCAGCggctgcagggcctgggagcagagaaagaaacagccCAGCAGGAGTGTGAGGCGTTGCTGTCCGCCCGGCCTGGGGGCGCCGCTGCCCTGCAGCTGCCCGTGGCCCTCAACAGTGTCAAGAACAAGTACAGCGACGTGCAGATTCTTTGCAACCTCTACGGGGAGAA AGCCAAAGCTGCCCTGGGTCTGGAGCGCCAGATCCAGGACGCGGACAGGGTCATCCGAGGCTTCGAGTCCACTGTGGCACAGGAGGGCCCCATCCCCGCCAGCCCTGGGGCACTGCAGGAGAGGGTCAACGAGCTACAG CGCCTGCGGAGGGAGCTGCTGGAAAAGCAGGCCTGTGTGCTGGGGCTGCACCGCGAGCTGAAGGCCACCGAGCTTGCATGCAGCGCCCTGCAGAACAACTTCCAGGAGTTCTGCCAAGACCTGCCTCGCCAGCAGCGCCAGGCCCGGGCCCTTACCGACCGCTACCACGCTGTGGGGGACCAGCTGGACCTACG ggAGAAGATGTTGCAGGATGTTGGCCTCACCTACCAGCAGTTCAAGAATTGCTTGGACAATCTGAGCTTCTGGCTGGAAAACCTGCCCCACAATGAAGTGCGGCCCAGCGACGGGCCCAGCCAGCTCGCCTACAAGCTGCAGGCACAGAAG AGGCTGCAGCAGGAGATCCAGGGCCGAGAGCAGGACAGGGCCATGGCATCCCGCCTCTCCCAGGACCTGCAGGCAGCTCTCCAG GACTATGAGTTGCAGGCAGACACCTACCGCTGCTCCCTAGAGACCACCACCCAGGCAGGGTCAGCCCCCAAGAGACCCCGAGTGGCTCCCCTGCAGGAGAGCATCCAGGAGCAG GAGAAGAGCCTGACAAAGGCCTATACTGAGGTTGCGGCTGCACACCAGCAGCAGCTGCACCAGCTGGAATTTGCCAGAAGGATGCTGGAGAAG AAGGAGCTCAGTGAGGATGTCCAGGTGACCCATGATGCACAGCAGGGGTCTGAGAGCCCAGCCCAAGCAAGGAGGGAGTCAGAGGCCCTAAAGTCccagctggaggaggagaggaagcgGGTGGCCCAGGTGCAGCAACAGCTGGAGGAACAGCGGAACCAGCTGCTGCAGCTGAGAACCCAGCGCCCCTTGGAGAGGCTAGAAGAGAAGGAAGTGGTGGAGTTTTACCGGGACCCCCAGCTGGAGAGCAGCCTGTCCAGGGTGAAGTCCCAGGTAGAGGAGGAAGGCAAGAAGCGGGCCGGCCTGCAGGCGGACCTGGAGGCAGCAGCCCAGAAGGTCGTCCAGCTGGAGAGCAAGAAGAGGGCCATGCAGCCTCACCTGCTGACCAAGGAGGTAACCCAGATCGAGAGGGACCCCGGCCTGGAGAGCCAGGCAGCCCAGCTCAGCAGCGAGATCCTGCAGCTGCGGGGGGAGAATGCCACCGTCTCGGCCCGGCTCGAGGCGCTAAAGAAGGAGCTGCTGGCCCTGGAGCAGAAGGAGCCGAACGTGAAGGAGAGGGTCGTGGTGAAAGAAGTGGTCAAGGTGGAGAAGGACCTGGAAATGCTTAAGGCAGCCCAGGCCCTCCGGCTGCAGCTGGAGGAGGACTCTGCGCGGAGGAAGGGGGCTGAAGAGGCCGTGGCCAAGCTGCGGGCACGCATTGAAGAGCTAGAGCGGGCGATCGGTGCCGTGGAGCCCAAGGTGATCGTGAAGGAGGTGAAGAAGGTGGAGCAGGACCTGGGCCTCCTGGAAGAGGCGTCCAGGCTGAGGAACCTCCTAGAGGAGGCCAGGAGCAGGAACGCCACGCTGGCGCGCGAGCTGGAGGACCTGCGGGGCAAGTACAGCGTGGTGGAGAAGCAGAAGCCCAAAGTGGAGCTCCAGGAGCGCGTCCACGAGACCTTCCAGGTGGCTCCGGAGACGCAGCAGGAGATGGCGCGGCTCCGGGCCCAGCTGCAGGACACCGCCAGCAAGAGGAGCGGCGTGGAGAAGGAGCTGGAGGGGCTGCTGCCCGAGCTGGCCGCCCTCCGTGCCCAGAAGCCCGCGGTGGAGTACAAGCAGGTGACGCAGGAGGTGGTGAAGCACGAGAGGAGTCCCGAGGTGCTGCGGGAGATCGACCGCCTGAAGGCCCAGCTGAATGAGCTGGTCAACGGCAGCGGGCGGGCCCAGGAGCAGCTCATCCGGCTGCAGGGGGAGCGCGACGAGTGGAGGCGGGAGCGGTCCAAGGTGGAGACCAAGACGGTGAACAAGGAGGTGGTGCGCCACGAGAAGGACCCTGTCCTGGAGAAGGAGGCCGAGCGGCTGCGCCAGGAGGTTCGAGAAGCCACCCAGAGGAGGCGGGCCACCGAGGACGTGGTCTCCGAGCTGCAGAACCGGTACCTGCTGCTGGAGAGGAGGCGGCCCGAGGAGAGGGTGGTGGTGCAGGAGGTGGTGGTCACCCAGAAGGACCCGAAGCTCCGAGAGGACCACGGCCGGCTGAGCCAGAGCCTGGACGAGGAGGCGGGCCGGCGGCGGCAGCTGGAGCGGGAGGTGCAGCAGCTCCGGGCTGGCGTGCAGGAGAAGGAGAGCCTGCTCAGCTTCCAGGAGGACCGGACCAAGAAGCTGGCCGTGGAGAGGGAGCTGCGGCAGCTGACCCTGCGGATCCAGGAGCTCGAGCAGCGGCCTCCCGCGGTGCAAGAGAAGATCATCATGGAGGAGGTGGTCAAGCTGGAGAAAGACCCGGATCTGGAGAAGTCCACAGAAGCCCTGCGGCAGGACCTGGAGCAGGAGAAGTCCCGGGTGACAGAGCTGCATCGGGAGTGCAAGAGCCTGCAGGTGCAGATCGACGTCCTCCAGACCACGAAGTCGCAGGAGAAGACCATCTACAAGGAAGTGATCCGGGTAGAGAAGGACCCGGTGCTGGAGGGCGAGCGGTCCCGGGCGTGGGAGGCGCTCAACCGGGAGCGCGGGGCCCGGCAGAGCCGGGAGGAGGAGGTGCGGCACCTCCGGCAGCGGCTGGACGGGGCCGAGGCGCTGAGGAGGACCCGGGCCCGCGAGGAGGCTGAGCTCCAGAGGTCCCGGGCCCAGGCGGACCAGGAGCACCGGCAGCTGCGGCAGGAGCTGCGGGAGCTGGAGAGGCGGAAGCAGCAGAGGGCGCTGCACCTGCAGGAGGAGGCGAAGCTGCTCAGCCAGAGGACGGACGGCGAGCGGCAGAAGGCGGCCCAGCGGGGCCAGGAGCTCTCGCAGCTCGAGGCGGCCATCCTCCGCGAGAAGGACCAGATCCACGAGAAGGAGCGGACGCTGCGCGACCTCCGCGCCAGGGTGAGCAGGGAGGAGCTCAACCAGGAGACCCAGACGCGAGAGACCAACCTCTCCACCAAGATCTCCATCTTGGAGCCCGAGACGGGGAAGGACATGTCCCCGTATGAGGCCTACAAGCAGGGCATCATCGATCGGGGCCAGTACCTCCAGCTCCAGGAGCTCGAGTGTGACTGGGAGGAGGTCACCACCTCGGGCCCCTGCGGCGAGGAGTCCGTGCTCCTGGACCGCAAGAGCGGGAAGCAGTACTCCATCGAGGCGGCGCTGCACTGCCGGCGCATCTCCAAGGAGGAGTACCACCTCTACAAGGACGGCCGGCTGCCCATCTCCGAGTTCGCGCTGCTCGTGGCCGGGGAGACCAAGCCCTGCTCCTCGCTCTCCATTGGCTCCATCATCTCCAAGTCCCCGCTCGCCTCCCCAGCCGCCCAGGGCTCCGGTTTCTTCTCCAGCGGCTCCCTTGGGCTCAGCGATGACAGCTTCCCCATCGCTGGCATCTACGACACGACCACGGACAACAAATGCACCATCAAGACGGCCATGGCCAAGAACATGCTGGACCCCATCACGGGGCAGAAGCTGCTGGAGGCCCAGGCAGCCACAGGGGGCATCGTGGACCTCCTCAGCCGGGAGCGCTACTCCGTGCACAAGGCCATGGAAAGGGGGCTGATCGAGAACACCTCGACGCAGAGGCTGCTTAACGCGCAGAAGGCCTTCACCGGCATCGAGGATCCCGTCACCAGGAAGAGGCTGTCGGTGGGCGAGGCCGTGCAGAAGGGCTGGATGCCGCGGGAAAGCGTGCTCCCACACCTGCAGGTCCAGCACCTGACCGGGGGACTCATCGACCCCAAGAGGACCGGCCGCATCCCTGTCCCTCAGGCCGTGCTCTCCGGAATGATCAGTGAAGAGCTGGCCCAGCTCCTGCAGGATGAGTCCGGCTATGAGAAGGATTTGACAGACCCCATCTCCAGGGAGCGGATGAGCTACAAAGAGGCCATGGGGCGCTGTCGGAGAGACCCCCTGAGCGgcctgctgctgctcccagcCACGCTGGAGGGGTACCACTGCTACCGCTCCGCCTCCCCCGGGGCGCTGCGCTCGCTGCGCTGA